The nucleotide window ATACAATAAAAATCGACCCATTATAGCCACTATACGGTCGTGTAGTGATTGTCTCATCATTTGAGAAATTCTCAACAGAAAACATCAAACACGTACTTATTTCAGGCTTATTATTGCTGAAAAACTACATGACTTACCATTTTTTCTGAGGAGGATCGAACAATAAGGGATAATACAAAGAAATAGCCTACGCAGAGAGATCTCTATTTGTGTCTGAATTAATGGGTGTACTGTATGCTCAGCCCGTCAGCGCCGACGCAACAACTGCTGATGGAGAGGGGCGGCGCTCCCAGATTTATGCACAGCCAGTGCACACTATGTAATGCGCCTGTATGAGGCTGACATTTACGTTTTTAAATCGCTTTGCGATtgaacaaaaaaaagaaatgttatGTAGGGAGAAGACATATTTTCTCCAATTGAGGGAATGCATGGGAAGGTAGTGGATTTACCCTAAAGGATGTCCTCTGTCACCCCGTTTAAAGAGATAGTTCACCCCAATTAAAAAAGCATCTTATCACGGATACCACTGAAAGTGAGCAATCCAATGTTTAGATGTAGGGACAGCTTTATCATTATAATTGATGACAAATCAATGGGAGTGACCGTGGAAGCCATGCCAGAATGCTAAAAAAAAAACTGGCAATGTCACCATACCTAAAACAAATACCCACATTTTTAAGTATGGTTATATATAAATTTGCATCCAAAGTCATTTTGTGGAACAGTACCGGATAAATCACGTAGAATGGCAGAATTAGGAGCCAATCCTTCTCACTATCCTCCTcctatctctccttcctctttgTCCTAGACTCTCCTCAATGATGATGTCATCCATCTGGGCTGATCACGTGATCACAGTGTCTTGCTGCTGAATGCACTGTGCTGGCCTTAGTGTATGTATGTTAAGGAAGTAATCTGTTTTTCTTTCAACCCATCTATCCAATTCAATACCCACGATGACCAAACATGTATTGACTTTTAGGGCTCAGGTCTCTGCAAGTGCATTTTGGTAATCCAAGCTTTCTGATAAAGCCAGAGCGTACATCATGATACTCATGTTCCCCAGAAGGATTACACAACATCCGATGCTTGAAAGTCCTGCATTTTGTCAGACTATCCTGAATACTGGAATTTGGCTGGCAGCTATTTAAATTAAAGTTTACATCAGTTTGTACTACAAAGTCATGTGCTACAAAGTGAATTGTCGCCTCGATACATTCTCTGCTGCCTCggaagcagctaatggggatccataataaatacaaatacaaatagctATTTGGAGCTTTATTTTTAACTTTTCTAAATATAGCCCACCCAGTGAGCAATTTTTTTTGAAATTACGTATTTTCAATCAGTTTTTCTCACTGGGCGGCTTACCAAGCAACAAAGATGTAAAGTGTGGGGTAATACAGTAAGTGTAAGTGTGATTTAGGCAAAACAAGACGTGTGGCCCCATGCAAACTGTTCCAGTAGAAGGTCCTCATTCCCCAACAGTTGAGGGACAAGGAGGAGCCTGACATTAAACAGTTGCAAGCAAGAAGAGGGTGGAGTGTTTGAGATGGGAGTGGTCCTCCATGGAACGAGCACACTTTTCCTTTAAAGGTCCATTGTAGAAGTTTTTAGTATCtcaatataaaataatttctgggtaacacttaagtaccttactgtgattgttttcgattaaaatgatcaaaaataaacaaaaatagcttatttatcaagcaagaattttgctaggactgtctgggaggggtctgagcagggaggggaaaactgaaaactatctgttattggcagagacgtttgtaactctttcttattggtctattaactaatttaccgcctggtgacgtcaccaggcaggccaaaactccattccaccaaaacaggctgacatttcaggcggtcttttcaaataactcttacactaaaagcgcattatcataatttgcacaatttcacagtattattccaaccttatagtgtggaaatatacagtatataaaacacaggtagATCATGTTTTGGAATACAAAGCCTTTAATGCAGTCAAAAAGCAGTTAtagtgtaacgatcgtctgttgaattaggtgtggaccaaagcgcagcgtggtaggtgttcatgttatttttatttaaacagaacactaaacaaaataacaaagagcagGACCGAAAAcacaacagttctgtcaggtactcacacaaaacagaaaacaactacccacaaaaccaacatggaaaaatggcaacctaaataggctccccaatcagagacaacgagaaacagctgtctctgattgggaaccaattcaggccaccataaacctacaatcCCCTAGACCATaccaaatccccatagataaacaaaacccctagacaagacaaaaacccctagacaatacaaaaactaaacaaaccacccttgtcacaccctgacctaaccaaaaaataaagaaaacaaatataactgaagtcagggcgtgacatataggCCTACTCAGGGGTGTCATGCGCCCCAAAAATCTAagggggcacaaagtacgtgaggatggatgggtgggtgggggtgggggggtactgtGGGAGTAGTGGTACTGTGGGGGCTGACccttgtggctcagttggtatggCGTTTGCAATGGCGTTTGGTATGGCGTTtgtcagggttgtgggttcgtttcccacaggggaccagtacaggggaaaagtatgaaaatgtatacactttaagtccagagcttctggtaaatgattgaaatgtaaaaaatgtccagaagttggagaatttagcattatgcttaattctaagtaaaaaataggtatatTTGTCTccgcatatctaagcatacctcttgagaggtctatatcctcctgactggtgtttctttcttttttttataaaTACGGTATGCTCTTCTGCATCtatgctaaaatctgggtaacaGATTGAAAGGattgtgagtcttattcagtacatttagttattacttgattttctaaagtctaccaaccttgccagcaggcatgccagctaagatagttagactcactaggcacagatgtcaattcaatgtctattccatgtTGGCTCAACGTAATTATtattgaaattatgtggaaataaTGTTGATTCAATCAGTGTGTGCCCAGCAGGTAGCTACTATaacttgatagcctgaaatggcttcttggtagctagttaagaggttgggagattgggaacctatctgggctagctaaagccaacttcaaatcaaatcaagctttatttatacagcacatttcagacatggaatgcaacacaatgtgctACAGGAAAAAATAAGTAAAACCAATAGAAGAATCATTAAATAAATTCtgaaactcacaggcagccactGCAGAGACCTTAACACCtctgtaatgtgtgctctctgtctggtcttggtcagtacccgtgcattctgtatgtttttcagttgaccaatggctttcttgggtagaccagacaggagagcattacagtagtcaagcccgCTTGTAATAAAAACATGTATCAGAGAGACTCGTCCATTATGACCTGAGAAACACTTTGGCAATGCTCCTCAGGCGGTAAAAAGCTATTATGGTAAAATTACTAATGTGTGATTTGAAATTGAGTTCAGAATCTGAAATAACACCTAGGTTTTTACctggtattttatctttattgcctgtgaattaaaatgtgcagctaaattctctctctgtgctttggctccaacaataagtacctcggtcttgtcttgatttagctggaggaagttgtgagccattcaagtatttaaatcactaataaAGTCTAATAATTTATCCGTAGAACTATAATCCTCTGttgacaaagaaatacaaaattgTGTATTGTCTGTAGagcagtgaaaatcaatgctgtgctttctgataCGTTGgcaaggggtaacatatataaactgaacagtaccggagCCAAAATCGAACCTTGCGGAATGCCACATGTGATATGTATTTTCtctgagttatgttcaccaagggTGACAAAAAAACTATTGACCGGTTAAAtaggtcctaaaccaatttagaactggactggagaggccaacccacctctccagtctgtccagaaggacatcatggtcaaTAGTGTTGAATGCAGCACTTAAATCTAAGAGtacaaggacagagagctgtttggcatctgtgttggctctaAGATCATGTACCACTTTGACCAatactgtctctgtgctgtgttgGGCCTGAAAACCAGATTGGAGTTTTCAAAAATACAGTTGGcacttaaaaaaaacatttagctgTTTCTCCAGAATTTAGCAATTTAGCAATAGCTGGCTAGAAACCAGCATTCGTGCAATATTTGGTTCCAGGTGCCAGGTGTATAAGTGACAAAAGACCCTCATATGGCCAAAAGCTTGGGACTGAGGTTACCAGAACCCTGATCTTGTTCACCAGACATGGGATGAGGTTACCAAAACCCAGTCAGTCCTGGAGGAGGACTTAACATTGACGGTGCAGTTCTCAGCCCACACCACCTCTCCATCGGGCGTGACCTTCTGGTTGTGTGGGAACTGCAGCTCGATGGTAAAGGTCACATTGGCTCCAGTCAGGGTCGGTGCATCATTACCCACAATGAACTTCACCTTGCCACCTGTTGGGAAGAATGTACACTTTGAAGTCAATATCATTAGTATACTATTTCACAGAGATTACTTGACTTACTTTACATAAAGTGAGCAGAGGTCATCCAAAAATGTCCACACATTTCAgtgttattccaacctcatagtgtggaaatatatataaaacacaggaaaatcaaatGTTggactgcattgggcctttaaaccCCTTTACTGTATGAGCAGCAGAGGTAATCCACAAATGTCCACAAATTTCACAGAGATATTCCTGTCACCATCAGTGTACACACATTGTGTTGAGACAGAGGATAATTGTGCATACCTTTCCAAGAGTCTTTGTACCGAGGATCTTCATCTTTCCAGACTGGATACATTTTCGTATTCCATGATGGATATCGTGTGAAGCGACTTTTGGGCTCTGGAATATAATCATAGAAATTACATAAAAGCAGAGCATGCATTCATTAGAGTTGAAAAGGAAGGAGCTGACCACACTTTCAGTTGCAACCTTAAAGGAGGGCACTGATAAACACTGATTATTTTCATATGCAGTAGTAGTATGTTTGCTTTTTAATCCTGAGTTGGGATTGAACGCCGGTCATCCATAAATGGCACCCTAGCCAAAATCACAATACGGATATCCCAATTGGGGGAGACCGCAAGGTGCTTATCAAGAGTATGATTGTTACAATAGGCTACTGTATTGTGCAATGATCCCACCAACGGTACAAGTTTACTGTTAAATTAAGAATTAACAGCCGCTGACAGATACTCTCTATATTGTTTGGAATTAATGTAAACTGCTGATTGGTGACAAATGACACTCTTGATTTTTAACAATTAATTTAAAGCTCATGCTACTTGACCTATGTTGAAGATAGCATGCATTACTGCATTGGATCTTCCTAGAGGCCCTATGACTGCAATGATGCTTCCCCATAAAATCAAGGATGTCAACAGGTTTAATTCAGATTTGTGCAATGTTTGCAAAGCATTTGGCTATCAAAACGGACAATCTCCATTGAAAGGGTTttggtccaggactaggcttaatctgtgtctgggaaactgaccCTTGGTCATGCAAAGGGCACATAGTGTTGCACTGTGGAGCCTCTTTCATAAAGCATCTAAGACAAGACCAAATGCAGTGTTCCTCAATACACTGAAAGGTTTGAATAAAACAAGTGTTGCCTGAAATGCCAGATGTGCTGGTCCATTTTTAGCCCAGTGGGCATGTCTAACT belongs to Salvelinus alpinus chromosome 28, SLU_Salpinus.1, whole genome shotgun sequence and includes:
- the LOC139557683 gene encoding protein QNR-71-like; amino-acid sequence: MRTGTALAVLVLALFSSATAKPKSRFTRYPSWNTKMYPVWKDEDPRYKDSWKGGKVKFIVGNDAPTLTGANVTFTIELQFPHNQKVTPDGEVVWAENCTVNVKSSSRTDWVLVTSSHVW